The genomic window ATCGGCTTGATCTTGTCGTTATTGACCGATCTAGGAGTCTTTGACTGGATCGTTACTTCAATTAGAAGCTATTCGTCGCAAAAAAATAGTTTCTTGATGACTCTGTTAGGTTCGTTCATAACTGGCATTCTCAATTGGCTCGGGTTAAGCGGGCCATTTGACTATTCGACTGCCACGCAAGATTCGATCATGGCATCATCGAATGCCCTGTATGCCTTGCAGCATCACAGTATTTGGAACATCCCTTATCCATATTCAGAATTATCCCTCTATCATAGTTACGCCACGTTTGGGGGAGTCGGCGCCACTTTAGCGTTGATTATCGCTATCGTCATCGTGTCAAAAAATAGTCGTGACTTGACCACAGTTAGATGGGGCTTATTTCCAGCCTTGTTCAACAACAACTCGATTCTGATGTTAGGTGTACCAGTATTTTTTAACGTCATTTATCTGATACCATTTCTCCTAGTTCCAATCATCAATATGCTAGTGGTCAGTGTCTTGATTTATTTTCACATTACGCCACCAGTGCCGTTTCCAGTACCCATCGGAACGCCTGGGCCACTAGTTGGCTTGATCGGGACAGGTGGAAATATTGCCGCCTTATTCACGGGCCTATTAGTATTCGTACTCGACATTTTTCTTTATATCCCATTTGTTAAGGTCAATGATCGAGTAAACGATGCTTATGTCGAGACGAAGGAGGTTGCCCTAGATGAAACGCATTAAGAATAAAAGATCGTTAGTTACGATAATTTCGATAATCTTAGTCGTATTCGCCGGTCTAGCAATTCCTTCCTATATTTGGGCTAAAGACAACGTGAAGTATTTGCGGACCGTATATACCTCTAAAATGTCGCCGATCATCATGATACCAGGAAGTTCAGCCTCGCAATATCGTTTCGATAAGTTGGTCACCCAATTGAATAAAAAATATGGCTATCAACATAGTCTATTGAGACTGAAAGTTTATAATGATGGAAAAATTTCTTATTCAGGAACGATGAGAAGTCAGGATACTGAGCCGATAATTGTCGTTGGATTTGAGAATAACCACGATGGCTATGACAATATTAAAAAGCAGGCCAAGATGTTCAGCGATGCTTTAACAGTTTTACAAGACAAGTATCACTTCAATAACTTCAAAGCTATCGGCCACTCAAATGGTGGCTTGATCTACACGGCTTTTATCGAGCAGTACTTGTCTAAACATGACATTAAGATGAAAAAATTGATGACAATCGGGTCTCCATATAACTTCTCGGAAGACTCAACAACCAACAAGACTGAGATGTTAGCTGACTTCATCAAAAATCGTGAGAAGATACCAAAGAGCTTGACTGTCTATTCGATTGCTGGAACTGAGAATTACACTTCTGACGGCCTAGTCCCCGAAAGCAGCGTTCGAGCTGGTAAGTATATTTATCAGAACCAAGTTAAGCATTTTACCGAAATGACGGTGACGGGTGACGATGCTCAGCATTCAGACTTGCCTCAAAATAGCGAGATCATCCGAGTCATTCAAGACTACATCGTCCAAAATCACGTTCGTCCAAATAATAACAATCGAACACGCCGTCAGCCTAAGGCCGATCAAGATGAATAATTGAATCAAAACACCACAAACAAAGCCAATTGTTCGTGGTGTTTTTTTACCCCAAAAATGATTTTGAATTAAATTACTAAACTTGATGCTTATCAAGTTGGAAAGTCATCTTACCAGCTAGAATATGTCTTGTAAGTTACGGAAGGGGTATACAAGATGACGAAATTAAATACATGGATCAATAAGCATCAAAATAAAATCACCGCATCCATCGCAATTTTGATTGGATTAAGCCTTATTTCAAAATACGCTTTGAATGTTGAACTTGCCGCAACCATCTTTATGATCGTTGCCAGTATCATCGGAGCTATTCCAGTTGCACTACATGCAATATCAGCCTTAATGAATAAAGTTATTAGTATTGAACTATTAGTTACCATCGCAGTTATCGGAGCCTTCATTATTGGAGAATATGAAGAATCAGCTGTCGTAACGTTCCTATTTCTTTTTGGTAGCTACTTGGAACAAAAGACTCTGGAGAAGACACGTTCTTCAGTAAAAAGCTTGACGCAAATGGCTCCAACCACAGCTGAATTAGTTAACGAAGACGGCTCGATCGAAACAGTCGACGTTGACGATTTAGACGAAGGCGACCACGTTTTGGTTAAGCCAGGTGGCCAGATCCCAGTTGATGGCAAGATCATCGACGGAACCGGTTATATGAATGAAGCCTCAATTACAGGTGAATCAACTCCTGTTAAAAAAGGAATCGGCGATAAAGTTTTTGCCGGATCATTAACTGATAACGGAACTATTACCGTTGAAACCACTTCAGTTGGTGAAGATACTACCTTTGGTAAGATCATTGAATTAGTTGAAGAAGCTCAAGATAGCCAATCTCCAGCTGCTCGTTTTATTGATAAATTTGCTACATATTACACACCTGCAGTCCTAGTTATCGGGATCCTCGTTTGGATCATCACGCAAAACTTCCCATTAGCTATCACTGTCCTAGTTCTCGGATGCCCTGGTGCCTTGGTTATCGGAGCTCCAGTTTCTAACGTTGCCGGAATCGGTAATGGTGCTAAAAACGGTATTTTGATGAAAGGTGGAAATGCTGTTAATAGTTTTTCGAAAGTTGATACATTGGTACTCGACAAAACTGGTACTTTGACGACCGGTAAGATGTCCGTTACTGGCGTTGAAAACTTTGGCGACCAAAACGCTAACTTAGCACTATTGTCAGAAGTTGAAAAAACTTCTGATCATCCACTAGGTCAAGCTATCGTAAAATACGTTGCCGATAAAGACATTACTGAAACACCAGCATTACCAGAGTTAGATACCGTTAAGGGTCAAGGATTAGTCGGAGCAAACGACGACTTCAAGATCTTAGTCGGAAACGAACGTTTGATGAAAGCTAACTCAGTTAACATTTCTAAAGAACAACGTGCGGCAATCGACAAACATATGCATGACGGAGACTCAGTTGTCTTGATGGCAGTGGATCAAGAACTACGTTTGGTCGTTGGTGTAAACGACCAATTAAGACCTGATGCTAGAGAAGGATTACAAGCTCTAAAAGACGCTGGGCTCAGAAGAATCGTAATGCTAACAGGTGACAATAAGCTAGCCGCTCAACGTGTGGCAGAACGTTTGCCAATCGATGAAGTTCACGCCGAATTATTGCCAGAAGATAAAGTTAAATTTGTTAAGAAGTTCCAAGAACAAGGAAGCACCGTAGCCTTTGTTGGGGATGGTATCAACGATAGTCCATCGCTTGCTACAGCAGATATCGGAATTGGTATGGGAACTGGTACTGATGTTGCCATTGAAACTGCTGATATCATCTTAGTTAAATCAAGTTTTGACGCTTTAGCACATGCTTATGTCTTA from Companilactobacillus sp. includes these protein-coding regions:
- a CDS encoding PTS transporter subunit EIIC; translation: MNNLVNSLVWVRRKIFIRASADTMAAILPFLVIGVFAEVISSAFLSTKGFGADILHINAWVKEIPQVQRVFMQVTGLTTGLLALFAAYKNAEFTTYLKKSESHFAGLTAMISYLLLISLPSHAAPFNFSMEKTGISADNGLFGIQGLLFGLIVGYIVGLIFARFEKITTRNVSLADGRSYQVLLPIFMSLLLVTFIGLILSLLTDLGVFDWIVTSIRSYSSQKNSFLMTLLGSFITGILNWLGLSGPFDYSTATQDSIMASSNALYALQHHSIWNIPYPYSELSLYHSYATFGGVGATLALIIAIVIVSKNSRDLTTVRWGLFPALFNNNSILMLGVPVFFNVIYLIPFLLVPIINMLVVSVLIYFHITPPVPFPVPIGTPGPLVGLIGTGGNIAALFTGLLVFVLDIFLYIPFVKVNDRVNDAYVETKEVALDETH
- a CDS encoding alpha/beta hydrolase translates to MKRIKNKRSLVTIISIILVVFAGLAIPSYIWAKDNVKYLRTVYTSKMSPIIMIPGSSASQYRFDKLVTQLNKKYGYQHSLLRLKVYNDGKISYSGTMRSQDTEPIIVVGFENNHDGYDNIKKQAKMFSDALTVLQDKYHFNNFKAIGHSNGGLIYTAFIEQYLSKHDIKMKKLMTIGSPYNFSEDSTTNKTEMLADFIKNREKIPKSLTVYSIAGTENYTSDGLVPESSVRAGKYIYQNQVKHFTEMTVTGDDAQHSDLPQNSEIIRVIQDYIVQNHVRPNNNNRTRRQPKADQDE
- a CDS encoding heavy metal translocating P-type ATPase; translated protein: MTKLNTWINKHQNKITASIAILIGLSLISKYALNVELAATIFMIVASIIGAIPVALHAISALMNKVISIELLVTIAVIGAFIIGEYEESAVVTFLFLFGSYLEQKTLEKTRSSVKSLTQMAPTTAELVNEDGSIETVDVDDLDEGDHVLVKPGGQIPVDGKIIDGTGYMNEASITGESTPVKKGIGDKVFAGSLTDNGTITVETTSVGEDTTFGKIIELVEEAQDSQSPAARFIDKFATYYTPAVLVIGILVWIITQNFPLAITVLVLGCPGALVIGAPVSNVAGIGNGAKNGILMKGGNAVNSFSKVDTLVLDKTGTLTTGKMSVTGVENFGDQNANLALLSEVEKTSDHPLGQAIVKYVADKDITETPALPELDTVKGQGLVGANDDFKILVGNERLMKANSVNISKEQRAAIDKHMHDGDSVVLMAVDQELRLVVGVNDQLRPDAREGLQALKDAGLRRIVMLTGDNKLAAQRVAERLPIDEVHAELLPEDKVKFVKKFQEQGSTVAFVGDGINDSPSLATADIGIGMGTGTDVAIETADIILVKSSFDALAHAYVLAKKTVANTKENIVIAVGTVALLLIGLIVGVIHMGSGMFVHEISILVVIFNAMRLIGNKRKKVDTNQVLNPAN